A window from Streptomyces sp. NBC_00335 encodes these proteins:
- the tilS gene encoding tRNA lysidine(34) synthetase TilS → MGPHPAVAAIRLAVRRVLHDVLTDLTELNSRPATTPAPRVGRPGRTVGSSAGAAPHDPLPDTAPLVLVACSGGADSMALASALAFEAPKLGIRAGGITVDHGLQDGSALRAAEVVSRMTALRLDPALSVAVRVGREGGPEAAARDARYAALDEAADRLGAVAVLLGHTRDDQAETVLLGLARGSGTRSLSGMAEVSGGPGDPGARGRGHRYRRPFLQVDRQTARKACMVQSLAVWDDPHNIDPAYTRSRLRHEGLPALEKALGKGVVEALARTAQLSRDDADALDAWAAEAESGVRDEAGRLECAKLYALPPAVRRRVLRRAVVAAGSPAGSLFARHIEEVDRLITGWRGQGAINLPGRVEAQRQGGRLVIRQG, encoded by the coding sequence ATGGGTCCCCATCCTGCGGTCGCGGCGATACGCCTGGCGGTCCGCCGCGTACTCCACGACGTCCTCACCGACCTGACAGAACTCAACAGCCGGCCCGCCACCACCCCCGCACCCCGCGTCGGCCGCCCCGGCCGCACCGTCGGATCCTCGGCCGGTGCCGCCCCCCACGACCCCCTCCCCGACACCGCCCCGCTCGTCCTCGTGGCCTGCTCCGGCGGCGCCGACTCCATGGCGCTCGCCTCCGCCCTCGCCTTCGAGGCCCCCAAACTCGGAATCCGGGCCGGCGGCATCACCGTCGACCACGGCCTCCAGGACGGCTCCGCCCTGCGCGCCGCCGAGGTCGTCTCCCGCATGACCGCGCTGCGCCTGGACCCCGCCCTGTCCGTCGCCGTGCGCGTCGGCCGCGAAGGAGGCCCCGAAGCCGCCGCCCGCGACGCCCGCTACGCGGCCCTGGACGAGGCCGCCGACCGGCTGGGCGCCGTCGCCGTGCTGCTCGGCCACACCCGTGACGACCAAGCCGAAACCGTCCTGCTGGGCCTCGCCCGCGGCTCCGGCACCCGCTCGCTCTCCGGCATGGCGGAAGTCTCCGGAGGCCCCGGAGACCCCGGCGCCCGGGGCCGCGGCCACCGCTACCGCCGGCCCTTCCTCCAGGTCGACCGGCAGACCGCCCGCAAGGCCTGCATGGTCCAGTCCCTCGCCGTCTGGGACGACCCGCACAACATCGACCCCGCCTACACCCGCTCCCGGCTGCGCCACGAGGGACTGCCCGCCCTGGAGAAGGCGCTCGGCAAGGGGGTCGTGGAGGCGCTCGCCCGCACCGCCCAGCTCTCCCGCGACGACGCCGACGCCCTGGACGCCTGGGCCGCCGAGGCCGAGAGCGGCGTACGCGACGAAGCCGGCCGCCTGGAGTGCGCGAAGCTGTACGCGCTGCCCCCGGCCGTCCGCCGCCGGGTGCTGCGCCGGGCCGTCGTCGCCGCCGGCTCTCCCGCGGGCTCCCTCTTCGCCCGCCACATCGAGGAAGTCGACCGGCTCATCACCGGATGGCGCGGTCAGGGAGCCATCAACCTGCCCGGCCGGGTCGAGGCCCAGCGGCAGGGTGGCAGACTGGTCATCCGGCAGGGCTGA
- a CDS encoding zinc-dependent metalloprotease, with translation MTSFGGAEMVDWNLAVATATRLVRPGPEVSREEARAVVAELRRHAKTSERHVREFTRMMPEGMTPADTPVLVVDRAGWVKANVAGFRELLSPLLGKMQDRRAGTPGGAVLGAVGGKVTGVELGMLLSFLASRVLGQYETFAPAGLDLPGPATGGRLLLVAPNIVHVERELEVDPHDFRLWVCLHEETHRTQFTAVPWLREHLEGEIQTFLGATEVDPMTVLERLREAAQSFAGARPDAERGEEGRSLVELVQTPEQREVLARLTAVMSLLEGHADFVMDGVGPEVVPSVAEIREKFQQRRASGAGRLDAALRKLLGLDAKLRQYRDGERFVRAVVGQVGMDGFNRVWTSPNTLPTKAEIASPADWVARVHRKGSEQSEASEEV, from the coding sequence ATGACGAGCTTCGGCGGTGCGGAGATGGTCGACTGGAACCTCGCGGTGGCGACCGCGACCAGGCTCGTGCGGCCCGGTCCGGAGGTGAGCCGGGAAGAGGCGCGGGCCGTCGTCGCGGAGCTGCGCAGGCACGCCAAGACCTCGGAACGGCACGTGCGCGAGTTCACGCGGATGATGCCCGAAGGCATGACCCCGGCCGACACCCCCGTCCTCGTCGTGGACCGGGCCGGCTGGGTCAAGGCCAACGTCGCGGGCTTCCGCGAGCTCCTGTCCCCCCTCCTCGGCAAGATGCAGGACCGCCGCGCCGGCACTCCCGGCGGCGCCGTGCTCGGCGCGGTCGGCGGCAAGGTCACCGGCGTCGAACTGGGCATGCTGCTCAGCTTCCTGGCCTCCCGCGTGCTCGGCCAGTACGAGACCTTCGCGCCCGCGGGCCTGGACCTCCCGGGCCCGGCCACGGGCGGCCGGCTGCTGCTCGTCGCGCCGAACATCGTCCACGTCGAGCGGGAGCTGGAGGTGGACCCGCACGACTTCCGGCTCTGGGTCTGCCTGCACGAGGAGACGCACCGTACCCAGTTCACGGCCGTACCGTGGCTCCGCGAACACCTGGAGGGTGAAATCCAGACGTTCCTCGGCGCCACCGAAGTGGACCCGATGACCGTTCTGGAGCGACTGCGCGAGGCCGCCCAGTCCTTCGCCGGCGCCCGCCCCGACGCGGAACGCGGAGAAGAGGGCCGCTCCCTCGTCGAGCTCGTCCAGACCCCCGAACAGCGCGAGGTACTGGCCCGGCTCACCGCCGTCATGTCCCTGCTGGAGGGCCACGCCGACTTCGTCATGGACGGGGTCGGCCCCGAGGTCGTCCCCTCGGTCGCCGAGATCCGCGAGAAGTTCCAGCAGCGCAGGGCCAGCGGCGCGGGCCGCCTCGACGCCGCCCTGCGCAAACTCCTCGGCCTCGACGCCAAGCTGCGCCAGTACCGCGACGGGGAACGCTTCGTGCGCGCCGTCGTCGGCCAGGTCGGCATGGACGGCTTCAACCGGGTCTGGACCTCCCCGAACACACTGCCGACCAAGGCCGAGATCGCCAGCCCCGCGGACTGGGTGGCCCGGGTCCACCGCAAGGGGAGCGAGCAGAGCGAGGCAAGCGAAGAGGTGTGA
- the dacB gene encoding D-alanyl-D-alanine carboxypeptidase/D-alanyl-D-alanine endopeptidase, which yields MPLVKTWQLIAVSAVAGLALSAATVAAAGPWDSGQRKAERDKAASWGRTGGADHGTDPAAQLPRAAPSAPGVLAGVRPAGAGSGDQAGAADPGALAAALRPLLADPALGTARGACVIDTATGQVLYEAGARQAMTPASTIKIATAAASLAALGPEHRIRTTVTPGAGPGRIILVGGGDPSLTAKKKAPAGSGGSLVALAADTAQALKASGTDSVALGYDDSLYTGPVRHPIGENPNLAPVTALTADEGRPDESFSGPVKRSTDPSRDTARAFAALLGERGVKVTGEPARAKAATGAVPLATTLSPPLAGLVERMLTHSDNDIAEALARQTALASGAPGSFDGVAQATGARLAALGVDTAGSRFADGSGLARADKVSAGLLTALLAKAADPQRPELRPVLTGLPVAGFTGTLRGRNTGGSPAAGLLRAKTGTLSGVNALAGTVVDPTGRLLAFAFLAANTPDAGPAEKALDKLAAAVATTS from the coding sequence GTGCCATTGGTCAAGACCTGGCAGCTCATCGCGGTGTCGGCCGTCGCCGGCCTCGCCCTGTCGGCCGCGACGGTGGCCGCCGCGGGTCCCTGGGACTCCGGCCAGCGTAAGGCCGAGCGGGACAAGGCCGCCTCTTGGGGCCGTACGGGTGGCGCAGATCACGGTACGGACCCTGCGGCGCAGCTCCCGCGGGCCGCCCCCAGCGCCCCCGGAGTGCTCGCCGGCGTACGCCCGGCCGGAGCGGGCTCCGGCGACCAGGCCGGAGCCGCCGACCCCGGCGCCCTCGCCGCCGCCCTGCGGCCGCTGCTCGCCGACCCCGCCCTCGGCACCGCCCGCGGCGCCTGCGTGATCGACACCGCCACCGGGCAGGTCCTCTACGAAGCCGGGGCCCGGCAGGCCATGACCCCCGCCTCCACCATCAAGATCGCCACCGCGGCGGCCTCCCTCGCGGCCCTCGGCCCCGAGCACCGGATCCGCACCACCGTGACCCCCGGCGCCGGACCCGGCCGGATCATCCTGGTCGGCGGCGGAGACCCCTCGCTCACCGCCAAGAAGAAGGCCCCCGCCGGCTCCGGCGGCAGCCTCGTCGCCCTCGCAGCGGACACCGCCCAGGCCCTCAAGGCCTCCGGCACCGACTCCGTGGCCCTGGGCTACGACGACTCGCTCTACACCGGCCCCGTCCGCCACCCGATCGGCGAGAACCCCAACCTCGCGCCCGTCACGGCCCTGACCGCCGACGAAGGCCGCCCCGACGAATCCTTCTCCGGCCCCGTCAAGCGCAGCACGGACCCCTCCCGCGACACCGCCCGGGCCTTCGCGGCCCTGCTGGGGGAACGCGGGGTCAAGGTCACCGGCGAGCCCGCCAGGGCCAAGGCCGCCACGGGGGCCGTCCCGCTCGCCACCACCCTCTCGCCCCCGCTCGCCGGGCTGGTCGAGCGGATGCTGACCCACAGCGACAACGACATCGCCGAAGCCCTGGCCCGCCAGACCGCCCTCGCCTCCGGAGCGCCCGGGAGCTTCGACGGCGTCGCCCAGGCCACCGGCGCCAGACTCGCCGCCCTCGGGGTCGACACCGCCGGCTCCCGCTTCGCCGACGGCAGCGGCCTGGCCCGCGCCGACAAGGTCAGCGCCGGCCTGCTCACCGCCCTCCTGGCCAAGGCCGCCGATCCGCAGCGCCCCGAACTGCGGCCCGTCCTCACCGGACTGCCCGTCGCCGGATTCACCGGCACCCTGCGCGGCCGCAACACCGGCGGCTCCCCGGCCGCCGGCCTGCTGCGGGCCAAGACGGGCACCCTGAGCGGCGTGAACGCCCTCGCCGGCACCGTCGTCGACCCCACCGGCCGACTGCTCGCCTTCGCCTTCCTGGCCGCGAACACCCCGGACGCGGGCCCCGCCGAGAAGGCCCTCGACAAACTCGCCGCGGCCGTGGCCACCACCTCTTAG
- a CDS encoding inorganic diphosphatase, translating to MEFDVTIEIPKGSRNKYEVDHETGRIRLDRRLFTSTSYPADYGFVENTLGEDGDPLDALVILDEPTFPGCLIKCRAIGMFNMTDEAGGDAKLLCVPASDPRVEHLRDIHHVSEFDRLEIQHFFEVYKDLEPGKSVEGANWVGRVEAEAEIEASYKRLEAQGGQH from the coding sequence GTGGAGTTCGACGTCACCATCGAGATCCCCAAGGGTTCGCGGAACAAGTACGAGGTGGACCACGAGACCGGCCGGATCCGTCTGGACCGTCGTCTCTTCACCTCGACCAGCTACCCGGCCGACTACGGCTTCGTCGAGAACACCCTCGGCGAGGACGGCGACCCGCTGGACGCGCTGGTCATCCTTGACGAGCCGACCTTCCCGGGCTGCCTGATCAAGTGCCGCGCGATCGGCATGTTCAACATGACGGACGAGGCGGGCGGCGACGCCAAGCTGCTGTGCGTGCCGGCGTCCGACCCGCGTGTGGAGCACCTGCGCGACATCCACCACGTGTCCGAGTTCGACCGCCTGGAGATCCAGCACTTCTTCGAGGTCTACAAGGACCTGGAGCCGGGCAAGTCGGTCGAGGGCGCGAACTGGGTCGGCCGCGTTGAGGCCGAGGCCGAGATCGAGGCCTCGTACAAGCGCCTTGAGGCCCAGGGCGGCCAGCACTGA
- a CDS encoding threonine/serine ThrE exporter family protein, with protein sequence MAEGEGSGTEDRKPKSDEAHSAFSVPDGVGVDPEVTEEDQPTSEFAVPDGLASVAVDPDGPASAFATPHTYSAAHSPPAYTGPPGFPVTRLKESPWQDRMRTVLRMPVDVRPVPEPSQRLTVETGPAVGRVLDLTLRIGELLLSGGEGAEDVEAAMFAVARSYGLDRCEPTVTFTLLSITHQPSLVDDPVSANRTVRRRGTDYTRLSAVFSLVNDITAHEVDISLEDAYRRLAEIRRNRHPYPGWVLTGAAGLLAGAASTLVGGGVLVFFAAALGAVLGDRLAWLCAGRGLPEFYQFVVAAMPPAAMGVALKMTDLDVRSSAVITGGLFALLPGRALVAAVQDGLTGYYITASARLLEVMYLFIGIIMGVLVVLFVGVQFGSNPQPEDILQIEQRPLLQIAASMVLVFTFAILLQQERSTVWFVTLNGGIAWVIYGALHYAAKMPPVPSTAIAAGLVGLFGQLLARHRFSSALPFVTAAIGPLLPGSATYYGLLLIAENRLNEGLGSLTNAAAIALAIAIGVNLGSETSRLFMRIPGAASAAKRGAAKRTRGF encoded by the coding sequence GTGGCGGAAGGCGAAGGATCCGGGACCGAGGACCGGAAGCCGAAGTCCGACGAGGCGCACAGCGCGTTCTCCGTGCCGGACGGGGTCGGGGTGGACCCGGAGGTGACCGAGGAGGATCAGCCGACCTCGGAGTTCGCCGTCCCCGACGGGCTCGCGTCCGTGGCCGTGGACCCCGATGGCCCTGCGTCCGCGTTCGCCACGCCGCACACCTACAGCGCCGCCCACTCCCCGCCGGCCTACACGGGCCCTCCGGGCTTCCCCGTCACCCGGTTGAAGGAGTCCCCCTGGCAGGACCGCATGCGCACGGTGCTGCGCATGCCGGTCGACGTCCGGCCGGTGCCGGAGCCCTCCCAGCGGCTGACCGTGGAGACCGGGCCCGCGGTGGGGCGCGTGCTCGACCTGACGCTGCGCATCGGCGAGCTGCTGCTCTCGGGCGGCGAGGGCGCCGAGGACGTGGAGGCCGCGATGTTCGCCGTGGCCCGCAGCTACGGCCTGGACCGCTGCGAGCCCACCGTCACCTTCACCTTGCTGTCGATCACCCACCAGCCCTCCCTGGTGGACGACCCCGTGTCGGCGAACCGCACCGTCCGCCGCCGCGGCACGGACTACACCCGGCTCTCGGCGGTGTTCAGCCTCGTCAACGACATCACCGCGCACGAGGTCGACATCTCGCTGGAGGACGCCTACCGCCGGCTCGCCGAGATCCGCCGCAATCGGCACCCCTACCCCGGCTGGGTGCTCACCGGCGCCGCCGGCCTGCTCGCCGGCGCGGCCTCCACGCTGGTCGGCGGTGGCGTGCTCGTGTTCTTCGCAGCCGCACTCGGGGCGGTGCTCGGCGACCGGCTGGCCTGGCTGTGCGCCGGGCGCGGGCTGCCGGAGTTCTACCAGTTCGTGGTCGCGGCGATGCCGCCGGCCGCGATGGGCGTGGCCCTGAAGATGACCGATCTGGACGTGCGCTCCTCGGCCGTCATCACCGGCGGGCTGTTCGCCCTGCTGCCGGGGCGCGCCCTGGTGGCAGCGGTGCAGGACGGTCTGACCGGCTACTACATCACTGCGTCCGCCCGGTTGCTGGAGGTGATGTACCTCTTCATCGGCATCATCATGGGTGTGCTGGTGGTGCTCTTCGTCGGCGTCCAGTTCGGCTCCAATCCGCAGCCGGAGGACATCCTCCAGATCGAGCAGCGGCCGCTGCTCCAGATCGCCGCCTCGATGGTTCTGGTGTTCACGTTCGCGATCCTGCTCCAGCAGGAACGTTCCACCGTGTGGTTCGTGACGCTGAACGGCGGGATCGCCTGGGTGATCTACGGGGCCCTGCACTACGCCGCCAAGATGCCGCCGGTGCCGTCCACCGCGATCGCCGCCGGGCTGGTCGGCCTCTTCGGGCAGCTCCTCGCCCGGCACCGGTTCTCCTCGGCCCTCCCCTTCGTCACGGCCGCCATCGGCCCGCTGCTGCCCGGCTCGGCCACGTACTACGGGCTCCTGCTGATCGCCGAGAACCGGCTGAACGAGGGGCTGGGCTCGCTGACGAACGCCGCGGCCATCGCCCTGGCCATCGCGATCGGCGTCAACCTGGGCTCCGAGACCTCCCGCCTGTTCATGCGCATCCCCGGCGCGGCCAGCGCCGCCAAGCGCGGCGCGGCGAAGCGCACCCGCGGGTTCTAG
- a CDS encoding S1 RNA-binding domain-containing protein gives MSEYSWPGENGGRVPDAASAWTETVRVLPVGTRITGEVVGRQPFGVFLSVDGLPDAMGLARINRMPRCMELPAVGRRVTGEVVWHADHNHQVGVVLSDWAEHEDLLPRFRVGQVVGGRITKITPIGVFVRLADCVEGLVPITGSAASSESFREGREMSVQIVTVDHERNRILLTERLP, from the coding sequence ATGAGCGAGTACTCCTGGCCCGGGGAGAACGGCGGACGCGTGCCCGACGCGGCCTCGGCCTGGACCGAGACCGTCCGCGTTCTGCCCGTCGGTACCCGCATCACCGGTGAGGTCGTCGGTCGGCAGCCCTTCGGTGTCTTCCTCTCCGTCGACGGCCTCCCCGACGCCATGGGCCTGGCCAGGATCAACAGGATGCCCCGGTGCATGGAGCTGCCGGCCGTGGGGCGGCGCGTCACCGGCGAGGTCGTCTGGCACGCCGACCACAACCACCAGGTGGGGGTCGTGCTCAGCGACTGGGCCGAGCACGAGGACCTGCTGCCCCGGTTCCGGGTCGGTCAGGTCGTCGGCGGACGCATCACGAAGATCACGCCCATCGGCGTCTTCGTACGCCTCGCCGACTGCGTCGAGGGACTCGTTCCGATCACCGGCTCGGCTGCCTCCTCGGAGTCCTTCCGTGAAGGCCGGGAGATGTCCGTGCAGATCGTGACGGTCGACCACGAGCGGAACCGGATCCTGCTGACCGAGCGCCTGCCGTAG
- a CDS encoding MerR family transcriptional regulator: MGYSVGQVAGFAGVTVRTLHHYDEIGLLSPSGRSHAGHRRYDDADLDRLQRVLFYRELGFPLEEVAVLLDDPESDPGEHLRRQHALLTDRITRLQRMAEAVEHAMEAKKMGINLTPEEKFEVFGDFDPEEHAEEAERRWGDTYRESARRTASYTKEDWLRIQALAEDINRRFAALLDSGTPAESEAAMDLAEEHRGWINGSYYFCTYEIHTGLGEMYVADERFTAYYEAVRPGLAVFVRDAILANAIRKA, encoded by the coding sequence ATGGGCTACTCCGTGGGCCAGGTCGCCGGATTCGCCGGAGTGACGGTGCGCACCCTGCACCACTACGACGAGATCGGGCTGCTCTCACCGAGCGGCCGCAGCCATGCGGGACACCGGCGGTACGACGATGCCGACCTCGACCGGCTGCAGCGGGTCCTGTTCTACCGGGAGCTCGGCTTTCCGCTCGAAGAGGTCGCGGTCCTGCTGGACGACCCGGAATCGGACCCGGGGGAGCACCTGCGCCGGCAGCACGCCCTCCTGACCGACCGGATCACCCGGCTCCAGCGGATGGCCGAGGCCGTCGAGCACGCCATGGAGGCGAAGAAGATGGGCATCAACCTCACGCCCGAGGAGAAGTTCGAGGTCTTCGGGGATTTCGATCCCGAGGAGCACGCCGAGGAGGCCGAGCGCCGCTGGGGCGACACGTACCGGGAGTCCGCCCGCCGGACCGCCTCGTACACCAAGGAGGACTGGCTGCGGATCCAGGCCCTGGCCGAGGACATCAACCGGCGGTTCGCCGCCCTGCTGGACTCCGGGACGCCCGCGGAGTCCGAGGCGGCCATGGACCTGGCCGAGGAGCACCGCGGCTGGATCAACGGCAGCTACTACTTCTGCACGTACGAGATCCACACCGGCCTCGGCGAGATGTACGTCGCGGACGAGCGGTTCACGGCGTACTACGAGGCGGTCCGGCCGGGGCTGGCGGTGTTCGTGCGGGACGCCATCCTGGCGAACGCGATCCGCAAGGCGTAG
- a CDS encoding PadR family transcriptional regulator — translation MSAIRLLVLGAVRQHGRAHGYQVRADLEFWGAHEWSNTKPGSIYHALKQMAKQGVLLAHEVAPSAAGGPPRTEYELTEAGRAEYFKLLREALSSYDQKADVLASALGFMVDLPRAEALALLRERLGRLAAWRSAVTDHYVPEEGPEPLGHIGEIMHRWIHSADAEADWTRGLIARIEGGAYSFADDPGDAFAGVLAPSS, via the coding sequence ATGTCAGCGATCCGCCTCCTCGTCCTCGGCGCCGTCCGCCAGCACGGGCGGGCCCACGGCTACCAGGTCCGGGCCGATCTGGAGTTCTGGGGCGCCCACGAGTGGTCGAACACCAAACCCGGGTCGATCTACCACGCGCTCAAGCAGATGGCGAAGCAGGGCGTACTGCTGGCCCACGAGGTGGCCCCGTCCGCGGCGGGAGGCCCGCCGCGGACCGAGTACGAGCTGACGGAGGCGGGCCGCGCCGAGTACTTCAAGCTGCTCCGCGAGGCCCTGTCGTCCTACGACCAGAAGGCCGACGTCCTCGCCTCGGCCCTCGGCTTCATGGTCGACCTGCCCCGCGCCGAGGCCCTGGCCCTGCTCCGCGAGCGCCTGGGCCGGCTGGCCGCCTGGCGCTCCGCCGTCACGGACCACTACGTCCCCGAGGAGGGCCCCGAGCCGCTCGGCCACATCGGGGAGATCATGCACCGCTGGATCCACTCCGCGGACGCCGAGGCGGACTGGACCCGGGGACTGATCGCCCGGATCGAGGGGGGCGCGTACTCCTTCGCCGACGACCCGGGCGACGCCTTCGCAGGGGTGCTCGCCCCTTCCTCCTGA
- a CDS encoding DinB family protein, which translates to MAQISMEIPGDERGTLLAFVEAQRTALREAAQGLTEEQAASKPSASELSLSGLLKHAANCEEGWLRMAQGATEYPEGDWANGFRLVEGESMPSVLAHWDGIRQETEAFIAAVPSLDDSFPLPAAPWFPADAKVSMRWMLLHLVEEFARHAGHADIIRESIDGTRAMG; encoded by the coding sequence ATGGCTCAGATTTCCATGGAGATCCCCGGTGACGAGCGCGGCACGCTCCTCGCCTTCGTCGAGGCCCAGCGCACGGCGCTGCGCGAGGCCGCGCAGGGGCTGACCGAGGAGCAGGCGGCGAGCAAGCCCAGCGCCAGCGAGCTGTCCCTGTCCGGGCTGCTCAAGCACGCGGCGAACTGCGAGGAGGGCTGGCTGCGGATGGCGCAGGGCGCGACCGAGTACCCGGAGGGCGACTGGGCCAACGGTTTCCGCCTGGTCGAGGGCGAGTCCATGCCCTCGGTGCTGGCCCACTGGGACGGGATCAGGCAGGAGACGGAGGCGTTCATCGCCGCGGTCCCCAGCCTCGACGACAGCTTCCCGCTGCCCGCGGCCCCGTGGTTCCCGGCGGACGCCAAGGTCTCGATGCGCTGGATGCTCCTGCACCTGGTGGAGGAGTTCGCCCGGCACGCCGGCCACGCGGACATCATCCGCGAGTCCATCGACGGCACCCGCGCCATGGGCTAG
- the mrdA gene encoding penicillin-binding protein 2, translating into MSNIPETGRTPRVQNRLVMIQIVVFSLLLTLGGRLWYLQIRNGQEYTDEAKNNHTQQVVQPAVRGSILDARGIPLADNETRMVVSASRTELSKMKDRGKGVLTELAVVLGLDPEDVVNGVRLCDAKTPKPCWNGSPYQPIPITDEATTDQVLEIREHAERFPGITAEPTALRRYAGPSGANTSQVLGYLSPVTDEEITKAKGSDSPYLRSDQVGRSGLERTYDKDLRGKAGITRYEVDNLGRIIGEGTSDKPQPGADIVTSIDSRVQAVAERELNNAMIEARKGIDKNNTGRHYEADSGAVVVMEAKTGRVVAMASNPTYDPNAWVGGISAKDYASLTDKASNYPLLNRAIQGQAAPGSIFKVVSSTAAVNAGYPFNRLYGCPSSYSVGSQVFTNFESQGYGDITIGKALEVSCDTVYYAIADKEWKKDGGIKPKAKPGDWFFKTAHEFGLGKRTGIDLPSEVPGRVPDRQWKKDFFEANKAAWCRDGKKNGSYAEKIAYENCRQGNQLREGDAINYSIGQGDTLVTPIQMASVYAAIANGGTLHQPSIGKAVVSADGTSVREIAPKEQGKLPMNSKLLGDIDGALADVATTGSAAWRFGGWPQKQIPMHAKTGTAEVQGKQTTSWFASYTEDYAIVMTISQGGTGSGASGPAVRKIYEAMYGLDAKGAQDLKKALLPKPQKELPPVRQENQ; encoded by the coding sequence CGAAGAACAACCACACCCAGCAGGTGGTCCAGCCCGCCGTGCGCGGCTCGATCCTCGATGCCCGCGGGATCCCGCTCGCCGACAACGAGACCCGCATGGTGGTCTCCGCCAGCCGCACCGAGCTCTCCAAGATGAAGGACCGCGGCAAGGGCGTCCTCACGGAGCTCGCCGTGGTGCTGGGCCTCGACCCCGAGGACGTGGTCAACGGCGTCCGGCTGTGCGACGCCAAGACCCCCAAGCCCTGCTGGAACGGCTCCCCGTACCAGCCGATCCCGATCACCGACGAGGCGACGACCGACCAGGTCCTGGAGATACGGGAGCACGCCGAGCGGTTCCCGGGCATCACCGCCGAGCCCACCGCCCTGCGCCGTTACGCCGGCCCCAGCGGCGCCAACACCTCCCAGGTGCTCGGCTACCTCTCCCCGGTGACCGACGAGGAGATCACCAAGGCGAAGGGCTCCGACTCCCCGTACCTGCGCTCCGACCAGGTGGGCCGCAGCGGCCTGGAGCGCACCTACGACAAGGACCTGCGCGGCAAGGCGGGCATCACCCGCTACGAGGTGGACAACCTCGGCCGCATCATCGGCGAGGGCACGAGCGACAAGCCGCAGCCGGGCGCCGACATCGTGACCTCGATCGACTCGCGCGTGCAGGCCGTGGCCGAGCGCGAGCTGAACAACGCGATGATCGAGGCCCGCAAGGGCATCGACAAGAACAACACGGGCCGCCACTACGAGGCCGACTCGGGCGCCGTCGTGGTCATGGAGGCCAAGACCGGCCGGGTCGTCGCGATGGCGTCGAACCCGACCTACGACCCGAACGCCTGGGTCGGCGGGATCTCCGCGAAGGACTACGCCTCCCTCACCGACAAGGCCTCGAACTACCCGCTGCTGAACCGCGCCATCCAGGGCCAGGCGGCCCCCGGCTCGATCTTCAAGGTGGTCTCCTCGACGGCCGCGGTGAACGCCGGCTACCCCTTCAACCGGCTCTACGGCTGCCCGAGCTCCTACTCGGTCGGCAGCCAGGTCTTCACCAACTTCGAGTCCCAGGGCTACGGCGACATCACCATCGGCAAGGCCCTGGAAGTCTCCTGCGACACCGTCTACTACGCCATCGCCGACAAGGAGTGGAAGAAGGACGGCGGCATCAAGCCCAAGGCCAAGCCCGGCGACTGGTTCTTCAAGACCGCCCACGAGTTCGGCCTCGGCAAGCGCACCGGCATCGACCTGCCCAGCGAGGTCCCGGGCCGGGTCCCCGACCGCCAGTGGAAGAAGGACTTCTTCGAGGCGAACAAGGCCGCCTGGTGCCGCGACGGCAAGAAGAACGGCTCGTACGCCGAGAAGATCGCCTACGAGAACTGCCGCCAGGGCAACCAGCTCCGCGAGGGCGACGCGATCAACTACTCCATCGGCCAGGGCGACACCCTCGTCACCCCGATCCAGATGGCCTCCGTCTACGCCGCCATCGCCAACGGCGGCACCCTGCACCAGCCCAGCATCGGCAAGGCCGTGGTCAGCGCCGACGGCACCTCGGTGCGGGAGATCGCCCCGAAGGAACAGGGCAAGCTCCCGATGAACTCCAAGCTCCTGGGCGACATCGACGGGGCCCTCGCCGACGTGGCCACCACCGGCAGCGCGGCCTGGCGGTTCGGCGGCTGGCCGCAGAAGCAGATCCCGATGCACGCGAAGACCGGTACGGCCGAGGTCCAGGGCAAGCAGACCACCTCGTGGTTCGCCTCCTACACCGAGGACTACGCGATCGTCATGACGATCTCCCAGGGCGGCACCGGCTCCGGAGCCTCGGGACCGGCCGTCCGCAAGATCTACGAGGCGATGTACGGCCTCGACGCGAAGGGTGCCCAGGACCTGAAGAAGGCCCTCCTCCCCAAGCCGCAGAAGGAACTCCCGCCGGTCCGGCAGGAAAATCAGTGA